A single genomic interval of uncultured Desulfobacter sp. harbors:
- the mtaB gene encoding tRNA (N(6)-L-threonylcarbamoyladenosine(37)-C(2))-methylthiotransferase MtaB — protein sequence MKKKTFYIESLGCKVNQYESDGIAAQLEAHGFSRAGKGSPADICIINTCAVTSRAGMQSRQETRKLIREHPDATVIVTGCHAQTDPEQFKKISGVDLIVCHQDKTLIPTYLTREPPKKDLFEFRKPEYGKNACFVGFDRPVSGKMTRAYLKIQDGCNQFCTYCIIPYARGASVSMPFDQVMAHVSGLNKQGFKEVILTGIHTGLYGIDLEPETSLTQLVKTLDEKQPVDRIRISSIEPHEITDDLINLARPGHILCDHFHIPLQAGDDGVLSRMKRPYSVEQFSKVIHSIHATLPHAGIGLDVIMGFPGETDEAFENTYKLVADLPVSYLHVFPYSPRKGTPAWHFTPKVPSDTAKKRAALMRELGEQKHSYFIKSNQGRTLKGLIQNQRDRRTGMLKAVTSNYLTVFIKNEKDAHGNPDSLKGQIVNIKYDQCNNGNCLVGDIVP from the coding sequence ATGAAAAAAAAAACATTTTATATCGAAAGCCTTGGCTGTAAAGTCAATCAATATGAATCAGACGGCATTGCAGCCCAGCTTGAAGCCCATGGATTTTCAAGGGCAGGTAAGGGCAGCCCCGCTGATATTTGTATTATCAATACCTGTGCAGTAACCTCCAGGGCCGGCATGCAGTCCCGCCAGGAAACCAGAAAATTGATCCGTGAACATCCCGATGCAACAGTGATTGTCACCGGGTGCCATGCACAGACAGATCCGGAACAGTTCAAAAAAATTTCAGGGGTGGATCTTATTGTCTGTCACCAGGATAAAACGCTGATCCCCACATATCTTACCCGGGAACCACCTAAAAAAGATTTATTTGAATTCAGAAAACCTGAATATGGCAAAAATGCATGCTTTGTAGGGTTTGACCGTCCCGTATCCGGAAAAATGACCCGGGCCTATCTGAAAATCCAGGATGGGTGCAATCAGTTCTGCACCTATTGCATTATCCCCTATGCCAGGGGGGCATCCGTATCTATGCCCTTTGACCAAGTCATGGCCCATGTTTCAGGCTTAAACAAGCAAGGGTTCAAAGAGGTTATTCTGACAGGCATTCACACAGGGTTGTATGGTATTGACTTAGAGCCTGAAACCTCTTTGACACAACTTGTAAAAACCCTTGATGAAAAACAGCCGGTGGATCGGATAAGGATTTCTTCCATTGAGCCCCATGAAATAACAGATGATCTTATTAATCTGGCGCGACCCGGGCATATTTTATGCGATCATTTCCATATCCCTCTCCAGGCAGGGGATGATGGGGTGCTGTCCCGTATGAAGCGGCCTTACTCCGTTGAACAGTTTTCAAAAGTCATCCACAGCATCCATGCCACCCTGCCCCATGCCGGTATTGGACTTGATGTGATCATGGGCTTTCCCGGTGAAACCGACGAGGCGTTTGAAAATACATACAAGCTTGTAGCGGATCTGCCCGTATCTTACCTTCATGTGTTTCCCTATTCACCGAGAAAAGGGACGCCTGCATGGCATTTCACCCCAAAGGTGCCGTCGGATACGGCAAAAAAGAGAGCTGCACTGATGCGAGAGCTTGGCGAGCAGAAACATAGTTATTTTATCAAGTCAAACCAGGGCCGGACACTTAAGGGCCTGATCCAGAATCAACGGGACCGGCGCACAGGCATGCTTAAGGCAGTCACCAGCAACTACCTGACCGTCTTTATTAAAAATGAAAAGGATGCACATGGCAATCCGGACAGCCTTAAAGGACAAATCGTTAATATTAAATATGATCAATGCAACAACGGCAACTGCCTTGTTGGTGACATTGTTCCCTGA
- a CDS encoding DUF2283 domain-containing protein → MKYFSDTDTAHIEFTDKAVHETKEISENIYIDIDEKGNLVSMTIEHAKDNAGLWEFSYQEMSRQTA, encoded by the coding sequence ATGAAATATTTTTCAGACACGGATACTGCTCACATAGAATTCACAGACAAGGCCGTCCATGAAACTAAAGAAATAAGTGAAAATATCTATATTGACATTGATGAAAAAGGCAACCTTGTCAGCATGACTATAGAACATGCAAAAGATAATGCTGGGCTCTGGGAATTTTCATATCAAGAAATGTCTCGGCAAACAGCATAG
- the mnmA gene encoding tRNA 2-thiouridine(34) synthase MnmA, which yields MSDSPVVAVALSGGIDSLVAGFLIKQRFKKVFGVHFTTGYEKNVPDVSALASVFGFPVHTIDLSREFETRVVDYFVSTYMAGRTPNPCLVCNVQIKFKALFDHAQTLGADLMATGHYATVVNRYTPGNKKIEQAWLERATDLKKDQSYFLSMLSPEILDRLVFPLADFTKSRVREFAGQHNLVPLVPDESQDICFLPDKHHGEFIIAKTNVFPKPGPVVDSQGRIVGSHQGLHKFTIGQRKGINIPGPAPYYVKKINMNTNTLHVCFKSDLAQKRMTVEQMAWNYPEKENIRNLTVQIRYGHKAAPARLDWDETLGIVTFDAPQNAVTPGQAAVFYQGNRVLGAAFIQ from the coding sequence ATGTCTGATTCACCGGTTGTGGCTGTTGCCCTGAGCGGCGGAATAGATTCCCTGGTGGCAGGGTTTCTCATTAAACAGCGTTTTAAAAAGGTTTTCGGCGTTCATTTCACCACCGGCTATGAAAAAAATGTGCCGGACGTATCTGCCCTGGCATCGGTTTTTGGGTTTCCCGTGCATACCATAGACCTGTCCCGGGAATTTGAGACCAGGGTGGTTGATTATTTTGTGTCAACCTACATGGCCGGAAGAACACCTAATCCATGTCTTGTTTGCAATGTGCAGATAAAATTCAAGGCGTTGTTTGACCATGCACAAACGCTTGGAGCGGATTTGATGGCAACCGGCCATTATGCAACAGTGGTCAACAGGTACACCCCCGGCAACAAAAAGATTGAACAGGCATGGCTTGAAAGGGCGACGGACCTGAAGAAAGACCAGTCCTATTTTCTATCCATGCTTTCCCCTGAAATTTTAGACAGATTGGTGTTTCCCCTGGCCGATTTTACCAAAAGCCGGGTCCGGGAATTTGCCGGGCAACACAACCTTGTACCGCTTGTGCCGGATGAAAGCCAGGATATCTGCTTTTTGCCGGATAAACATCACGGAGAGTTCATTATCGCCAAAACCAATGTTTTCCCTAAACCCGGGCCGGTGGTTGACAGCCAGGGCAGGATTGTGGGATCCCATCAGGGGCTTCACAAATTTACGATTGGCCAGCGCAAGGGTATCAATATTCCAGGCCCTGCACCCTATTATGTCAAAAAAATTAATATGAACACCAATACACTTCATGTGTGTTTTAAATCAGACCTTGCCCAAAAACGAATGACGGTTGAACAAATGGCCTGGAATTATCCTGAAAAAGAAAACATCAGAAATCTGACCGTTCAAATCCGGTACGGCCACAAGGCAGCCCCTGCCCGTCTTGACTGGGATGAAACACTTGGCATTGTAACATTTGACGCGCCTCAAAATGCGGTAACGCCTGGACAGGCAGCAGTATTCTATCAGGGAAATCGCGTATTAGGCGCGGCTTTCATTCAGTAA
- a CDS encoding DUF2442 domain-containing protein: protein MNTLTFEPYAKKLSFDSDNMWVELTDGRQLGVPLAYFPRLLNASQTQRADYIISGGGTGLHWEELDEDISVKGLLLGIGDRTQSAGKAS, encoded by the coding sequence ATGAACACATTAACTTTTGAACCATATGCTAAAAAATTATCATTTGATTCGGATAATATGTGGGTAGAACTCACGGACGGACGTCAGCTTGGTGTTCCACTTGCTTACTTCCCACGACTCCTCAATGCATCCCAAACACAAAGAGCTGATTATATTATCAGCGGTGGTGGTACCGGCCTGCATTGGGAGGAGCTTGACGAAGACATTTCAGTAAAAGGTCTTTTATTGGGAATTGGTGACAGAACCCAATCTGCCGGAAAGGCATCATGA